One genomic segment of Pseudonocardia sp. T1-2H includes these proteins:
- a CDS encoding aldo/keto reductase, translating into MTLPTRSLGALEVSAQGLGCMGMSQSYGSGDEAESVATIHRAIDLGVTLLDTANVYGAGANEELVGRALAGRRDEVVLATKFGIVRDAEGNQGARGDAAYVRQCCDESLARLGVDHIDLYYQHRVDPDTPIEETVGALKELVEAGKVRHIGLSEAGADTIRRAHAVHPIAAVQSEWSLWTRGIEESVAPTCAELGIGVVPFSPLGRGFLTGAITSTSQFGEGDMRRNMPRFGEENLAANLAIVEALKIIAEERGVTPGQLALAWVQHRGENVVPIPGTKRRTYLEQNVQAATLELSADEIARIEAAAPADKVAGARYPEAMQRNVGR; encoded by the coding sequence ATGACTCTTCCGACGCGCTCGCTCGGCGCCCTCGAGGTCTCCGCCCAGGGGCTCGGCTGCATGGGCATGTCCCAGAGCTACGGCAGCGGCGACGAGGCCGAGTCGGTCGCGACGATCCACCGCGCGATCGACCTCGGCGTCACCCTGCTCGACACCGCGAACGTCTACGGCGCCGGCGCGAACGAGGAGCTCGTCGGCCGGGCGCTCGCCGGGCGGCGGGACGAGGTCGTGCTCGCGACGAAGTTCGGCATCGTGCGGGACGCCGAGGGCAACCAGGGCGCGCGGGGCGACGCGGCCTACGTCCGGCAGTGCTGCGACGAGTCCCTGGCGCGCCTCGGCGTCGACCACATCGACCTCTACTACCAGCACCGGGTGGACCCGGACACCCCGATCGAGGAGACCGTCGGGGCGTTGAAGGAGCTCGTCGAGGCCGGGAAGGTCCGGCACATCGGGCTCTCCGAGGCCGGCGCGGACACGATCCGCCGGGCCCACGCCGTCCACCCGATCGCCGCGGTGCAGAGCGAGTGGTCGCTGTGGACGCGCGGGATCGAGGAGTCCGTCGCGCCGACGTGCGCGGAGCTGGGGATCGGCGTCGTGCCGTTCTCCCCGCTCGGCCGTGGCTTCCTGACCGGCGCGATCACGTCGACGTCGCAGTTCGGCGAGGGCGACATGCGCCGGAACATGCCCCGCTTCGGCGAGGAGAACCTCGCCGCCAACCTCGCGATCGTCGAGGCACTGAAGATCATCGCGGAGGAGCGGGGCGTGACGCCCGGGCAGCTCGCGCTGGCGTGGGTGCAGCACAGGGGCGAGAACGTCGTCCCGATCCCGGGGACGAAGCGGCGCACCTACCTGGAGCAGAACGTCCAGGCCGCCACCCTGGAGCTGAGCGCGGACGAGATCGCCCGGATCGAGGCCGCGGCGCCCGCGGACAAGGTCGCGGGAGCCCGCTACCCGGAGGCCATGCAGCGCAACGTCGGGCGCTGA
- the ilvC gene encoding ketol-acid reductoisomerase: MSVNIYYDDDADLSIIQGRKVAVIGYGSQGHAHSLSLRDSGVDVRIGLPEGSKSRQKAQDEGLEVLTPAEASAWADVIMILAPDTKQRFIYAEDIAPNLKSGDAIFFGHGFNIRYDLIKPPADVDVAMVAPKGPGHLVRRQFVDGKGVPALIAVEQDYTGNAKALALSYAAGIGGARAGVIETTFKEETETDLFGEQAVLCGGAAALVQTGFEVLTEAGYAPEIAYFECLHELKLIVDLMYEGGIANERFSISDTAEYGDLTRGPRVITPAVKEEMKKILGEIQDGTFAREWVGEDENGRPNFTRLQKEGAEHPIEETGEKLRGLMSWVGEKAK; the protein is encoded by the coding sequence ATGAGCGTGAACATCTACTACGACGACGACGCCGACCTGTCGATCATCCAGGGCCGCAAGGTCGCCGTGATCGGCTACGGCAGCCAGGGCCACGCGCACTCGCTGTCGCTGCGTGACTCCGGTGTCGACGTGCGCATCGGCCTGCCCGAGGGCTCGAAGAGCCGCCAGAAGGCGCAGGACGAGGGCCTGGAGGTGCTCACGCCGGCCGAGGCCTCCGCGTGGGCCGACGTGATCATGATCCTGGCGCCGGACACCAAGCAGCGCTTCATCTACGCCGAGGACATCGCGCCGAACCTCAAGAGCGGCGACGCGATCTTCTTCGGCCACGGCTTCAACATCCGCTACGACCTGATCAAGCCGCCGGCGGACGTCGACGTGGCCATGGTCGCCCCGAAGGGCCCGGGCCACCTGGTCCGCCGCCAGTTCGTCGACGGCAAGGGCGTCCCGGCGCTCATCGCGGTCGAGCAGGACTACACCGGCAACGCCAAGGCGCTGGCCCTCTCCTACGCGGCCGGGATCGGCGGCGCCCGCGCGGGCGTCATCGAGACCACCTTCAAGGAGGAGACCGAGACGGACCTGTTCGGTGAGCAGGCCGTCCTCTGCGGCGGTGCCGCGGCGCTGGTCCAGACCGGTTTCGAGGTGCTGACCGAGGCGGGCTACGCCCCCGAGATCGCGTACTTCGAGTGCCTGCACGAGCTCAAGCTGATCGTCGACCTCATGTACGAGGGCGGCATCGCCAACGAGCGCTTCTCCATCTCCGACACCGCCGAGTACGGCGACCTCACCCGCGGCCCGCGCGTCATCACGCCCGCGGTCAAGGAGGAGATGAAGAAGATCCTGGGCGAGATCCAGGACGGCACGTTCGCGCGCGAGTGGGTGGGCGAGGACGAGAACGGCCGCCCGAACTTCACCCGCCTCCAGAAGGAGGGTGCCGAGCACCCCATCGAGGAGACGGGCGAGAAGCTCCGCGGCCTCATGAGCTGGGTGGGCGAGAAGGCCAAGTGA
- a CDS encoding PH domain-containing protein encodes MSSADEPKDSTPEQPAPQQLVFQPSRLTILAVVAFCVFAVPFAFGAPWLWLVYLLPVALVVWIVRVRTTVDPESVTVRRVLGGRRVRWDAISSLRLGKKSRVSAILNDGEELPLPAVRVRDLPVLAVVSGGRFTFPTDE; translated from the coding sequence GTGAGCAGTGCCGACGAGCCGAAGGACAGCACCCCGGAGCAGCCCGCGCCGCAGCAGCTCGTGTTCCAGCCCTCCCGGCTCACGATCCTCGCGGTGGTGGCGTTCTGCGTCTTCGCCGTCCCGTTCGCCTTTGGCGCCCCGTGGCTCTGGCTCGTCTACCTGCTGCCCGTCGCGCTCGTCGTGTGGATCGTCCGCGTCCGCACCACGGTGGACCCGGAGTCCGTCACCGTTCGGCGGGTGCTCGGAGGCAGGCGCGTACGGTGGGACGCGATCAGTTCGCTGCGACTGGGCAAGAAATCCCGGGTCAGCGCGATCCTGAACGACGGCGAGGAGTTACCGCTGCCCGCCGTCCGGGTCCGAGACCTTCCCGTGCTCGCCGTCGTCAGCGGCGGGCGGTTCACCTTCCCGACCGACGAGTGA
- a CDS encoding phosphotransferase — protein MSSDPWLPAVGRRLGGTAVVGGRAPLAGGYSSGVVERVDLDVDGQAVPVVVKRASPAEVAAMRAVAVVEGDLAPRMLAAAGDEIVLSFVDGTPLAEGPDVPVQAWTALARVHAHWFRKRPRGIPVVDAGWWRSLCDRTLIPLRGALGRTGEQVYAAGADLVDGWGSDPRIGAALAALPKTLCHGDVHRGNVLVDDGAARLIDWGNARVAPAGLDVATLAAQGDADPSPYYEAFTQLSGLKLPAELRAVEWAWAQVQINVAYLGFAADHLGAARVEEMLDRAGRALTRL, from the coding sequence GTGAGCTCGGACCCGTGGCTGCCCGCGGTGGGGCGGCGGCTGGGCGGTACGGCCGTCGTCGGGGGGCGCGCGCCGCTCGCCGGCGGGTACAGCTCGGGCGTCGTGGAGCGGGTGGACCTCGACGTCGACGGGCAGGCCGTCCCGGTCGTGGTGAAGCGGGCGAGCCCGGCCGAGGTCGCGGCGATGCGGGCCGTCGCGGTGGTCGAGGGAGATCTCGCGCCGCGCATGCTGGCCGCGGCGGGCGACGAGATCGTGCTCTCCTTCGTCGACGGGACGCCGCTCGCCGAGGGGCCCGACGTCCCGGTGCAGGCGTGGACCGCGCTGGCCCGGGTGCACGCGCACTGGTTCCGCAAGCGGCCCCGCGGCATCCCGGTCGTCGACGCGGGGTGGTGGCGCTCGCTGTGCGACCGGACGCTGATCCCCCTGCGCGGCGCCCTCGGGCGCACCGGCGAGCAGGTCTACGCGGCCGGCGCCGACCTCGTCGACGGGTGGGGAAGCGACCCGCGGATCGGCGCGGCGCTGGCCGCCCTCCCGAAGACCCTGTGCCACGGCGACGTGCATCGCGGGAACGTCCTCGTCGACGACGGGGCGGCCCGGCTGATCGACTGGGGCAACGCCCGGGTGGCGCCCGCGGGCCTGGACGTCGCGACCCTCGCCGCTCAGGGCGACGCCGATCCGTCGCCGTACTACGAGGCGTTTACGCAGCTCAGCGGCCTGAAACTGCCCGCCGAGCTCCGCGCCGTCGAGTGGGCGTGGGCGCAGGTGCAGATCAACGTCGCTTACCTCGGCTTCGCGGCGGACCACCTCGGCGCCGCCCGGGTCGAGGAGATGCTGGACCGCGCGGGACGTGCGCTGACGCGCCTGTGA
- the ilvN gene encoding acetolactate synthase small subunit, with product METHTLSVLVEDKPGVLARVSGLFSRRSFNIISLAVGQTEQPGVSRMTIVVSVDDFPLEQVTKQLNKLVNVIKIVELEPAASVQRELLLVKVRADAGVRSQVLEAAQLFRAKVVDVAPEALTIEATGTMDKLNALLRMLEPYGIREMVQSGMVAVGRGPRSITASAVR from the coding sequence ATGGAAACGCACACGCTCTCCGTCCTCGTCGAGGACAAGCCCGGCGTCCTGGCCCGGGTCTCGGGCCTGTTCTCCCGGCGCAGCTTCAACATCATCTCCCTCGCCGTCGGGCAGACCGAGCAGCCGGGCGTCTCCCGGATGACGATCGTGGTCTCCGTCGACGACTTCCCGCTCGAGCAGGTGACCAAGCAGCTCAACAAGCTGGTCAACGTCATCAAGATCGTCGAGCTGGAGCCCGCCGCCTCCGTGCAGCGCGAGCTGCTGCTCGTCAAGGTGCGGGCCGACGCCGGCGTGCGCAGCCAGGTGCTCGAGGCCGCGCAGCTCTTCCGCGCGAAGGTGGTCGACGTGGCACCCGAGGCGCTGACCATCGAGGCGACAGGCACGATGGACAAGCTCAACGCGCTGCTGCGCATGCTCGAGCCCTACGGGATCCGCGAGATGGTGCAGTCCGGGATGGTGGCCGTCGGCCGCGGTCCCCGTTCGATCACGGCCAGCGCCGTCCGCTAG
- the ilvD gene encoding dihydroxy-acid dehydratase, protein MPALRSRVTTHGRNAAGARSLWRATGMGDDDFGKPIVAIANSYTQFVPGHVHLKDMGDLVAGAIREAGGVAKEFNTIAVDDGIAMGHGGMLYSLPSREIISDAVEYMVNGHAADALVCISNCDKITPGMLNAAMRLNIPTVFVSGGPMEAGKAVVVGGVAQAPTDLITAISASASAEVDEDGLEKVERSACPTCGSCSGMFTANSMNCLTEALGLSLPGNGSTLATHAARKELFLEAGRTVMRLAKRWYDEDDASALPRSIATRQAFENAMALDVAMGGSTNTVLHILAAAQEGEIDFTLADIDAISRRVPCLSKVSPNSSYHMEDVHRAGGIPAILGELWRAGLLNTDVHTVHSPSVEEWLNTWDIRAAAPSETAVELFHAAPGGVRTTQAFSTENRWSSLDTDAAGGCIRDLAHAYTVEGGLAVLSGNLSEKGAVIKTAGIPEDIWRFEGPALVVESQEEAVSVILTKQIQPGDVLVVRYEGPAGGPGMQEMLHPTAFLKGAGLGAKCALVTDGRFSGGSSGISVGHVSPEAAAGGVIGLVENGDRILIDVRERTLQVLVDDDVLAERRAKMDASERPWQPKDRERVVSKALRAYAAMATSADTGAVRNI, encoded by the coding sequence ATGCCGGCCCTCCGTTCCCGAGTGACCACCCACGGCCGCAACGCCGCGGGTGCCCGTTCCCTGTGGCGCGCCACGGGCATGGGCGACGACGACTTCGGCAAGCCGATCGTCGCGATCGCCAACTCCTACACCCAGTTCGTGCCCGGACACGTGCACCTCAAGGACATGGGTGACCTCGTCGCCGGCGCGATCCGCGAGGCCGGCGGGGTGGCCAAGGAGTTCAACACGATCGCGGTCGACGACGGCATCGCGATGGGCCATGGCGGGATGCTCTACTCGCTGCCCTCGCGCGAGATCATCTCCGACGCCGTCGAGTACATGGTCAACGGGCACGCGGCGGACGCGCTGGTCTGCATCTCGAACTGCGACAAGATCACCCCCGGCATGCTGAACGCCGCCATGCGGCTCAACATCCCGACCGTGTTCGTGTCCGGCGGGCCGATGGAGGCGGGCAAGGCGGTCGTGGTCGGCGGCGTCGCGCAGGCCCCGACGGACCTGATCACCGCGATCTCGGCGTCGGCGTCGGCGGAGGTCGACGAGGACGGGCTGGAGAAGGTCGAGCGCTCGGCCTGCCCGACCTGCGGCTCCTGCTCCGGCATGTTCACCGCCAACTCGATGAACTGCCTCACCGAGGCGCTCGGCCTCTCGCTCCCGGGCAACGGCTCGACCCTCGCCACGCACGCCGCCCGCAAGGAGCTCTTCCTCGAAGCGGGCCGGACGGTGATGCGGCTGGCCAAGCGCTGGTACGACGAGGACGACGCGTCGGCGCTGCCCCGGTCCATCGCGACCCGGCAGGCGTTCGAGAACGCGATGGCCCTGGACGTCGCCATGGGCGGGTCGACGAACACCGTGCTGCACATCCTCGCCGCCGCGCAGGAGGGCGAGATCGACTTCACCCTCGCGGACATCGACGCGATCTCCCGCCGGGTGCCGTGCCTGAGCAAGGTCTCGCCGAACTCCAGCTACCACATGGAGGACGTGCACCGGGCCGGTGGCATCCCCGCGATCCTCGGCGAGCTGTGGCGCGCCGGACTGCTCAACACCGACGTGCACACCGTGCACTCGCCGTCCGTCGAGGAGTGGCTGAACACCTGGGACATCAGGGCGGCCGCGCCGTCGGAGACCGCGGTCGAGCTGTTCCACGCGGCGCCGGGCGGGGTCCGGACCACGCAGGCGTTCTCGACGGAGAACCGCTGGTCGTCGCTGGACACCGACGCCGCGGGCGGGTGCATCCGGGATCTCGCCCACGCGTACACCGTCGAGGGCGGGCTGGCCGTGCTCAGCGGCAACCTGTCCGAGAAGGGGGCCGTGATCAAGACCGCCGGCATCCCGGAGGACATCTGGCGCTTCGAGGGCCCGGCGCTGGTCGTCGAGAGCCAGGAGGAGGCCGTCTCGGTCATCCTCACCAAGCAGATCCAGCCCGGCGACGTGCTCGTCGTCCGGTACGAGGGCCCCGCGGGCGGGCCGGGGATGCAGGAGATGCTGCACCCCACGGCGTTCCTCAAGGGGGCGGGGCTGGGCGCGAAGTGCGCGCTGGTCACGGACGGCCGGTTCTCCGGCGGCTCGAGCGGCATCTCGGTGGGGCACGTCTCCCCCGAGGCGGCGGCCGGTGGCGTGATCGGGCTCGTCGAGAACGGCGACCGGATCCTGATCGACGTCCGGGAGCGGACCCTGCAGGTCCTCGTCGACGACGACGTGCTGGCCGAGCGCCGCGCGAAGATGGACGCGAGCGAGCGGCCGTGGCAGCCCAAGGACCGGGAGCGGGTGGTCTCCAAGGCCCTCCGCGCCTACGCGGCGATGGCGACCTCGGCGGACACCGGCGCCGTCCGCAACATCTGA
- a CDS encoding 2-hydroxyacid dehydrogenase — protein sequence MSPTVVLVPHDEGLEFLADVPGVRAVRYDPTGELPAEAGEATVLVPPFLASGDVVRITEKLPALKLVQLLTAGAEAWIGRLPDGVALSDAKGAHGGATAEWIVAALLAVYREIPGFVRAQERAEWDQHSTDELAGKRVLIVGAGDVAEHTVRRLTPFEVETTLVGRTAREGVHGIDEVLDLLPRHDACVVIIPLTDQTRGLVDAEFLAAMPDGAVLVNGARGPVADTDALAAELDSGRLRAAVDVTDPEPLPADHPLWKAPGLLLTPHVGGSVPGALRRAYRVAAEQIAVFARGEEPPNLVVDGY from the coding sequence ATGAGTCCGACCGTGGTCCTGGTTCCCCACGACGAGGGGCTCGAGTTCCTCGCCGACGTCCCGGGGGTCCGCGCCGTCCGCTACGACCCGACGGGCGAGCTCCCCGCCGAGGCGGGCGAGGCCACGGTCCTCGTCCCGCCCTTCCTCGCCTCGGGCGACGTCGTCCGGATCACCGAGAAGCTGCCGGCGTTGAAGCTGGTCCAGCTGCTGACCGCCGGCGCCGAGGCCTGGATCGGCCGGCTCCCGGACGGCGTCGCGCTGTCCGACGCCAAGGGCGCGCACGGCGGTGCGACGGCCGAGTGGATCGTCGCCGCGCTGCTCGCCGTCTACCGGGAGATCCCGGGCTTCGTCCGTGCGCAGGAGCGCGCGGAGTGGGACCAGCACTCCACGGACGAGCTCGCCGGGAAGCGCGTGCTGATCGTCGGCGCGGGGGACGTCGCGGAGCACACGGTGCGCCGGCTGACGCCCTTCGAGGTGGAGACGACGCTGGTCGGCCGCACCGCGCGCGAGGGCGTCCACGGGATCGACGAGGTCCTGGACCTCCTCCCGCGCCACGACGCCTGCGTCGTGATCATCCCTCTGACGGACCAGACCCGCGGGCTCGTCGACGCGGAGTTCCTCGCCGCGATGCCGGACGGCGCGGTCCTGGTCAACGGGGCACGCGGCCCGGTCGCGGACACCGACGCCCTCGCCGCGGAGCTCGACAGCGGGAGGCTCCGCGCCGCCGTCGACGTGACGGATCCGGAGCCGCTGCCCGCGGACCACCCGCTCTGGAAGGCCCCGGGCCTGCTGCTGACCCCGCACGTCGGCGGCAGCGTCCCCGGTGCGCTGCGGCGGGCCTACCGCGTGGCGGCCGAGCAGATCGCGGTGTTCGCGCGCGGCGAGGAGCCGCCCAACCTCGTCGTCGACGGGTACTGA
- a CDS encoding DoxX family protein, producing MTEPTRQFDLGTLGGSQPPEERPDRRPVSWTGGADLGMLLLRLGVGGLFFAHGMQKVFGMWGGLGLSATTGIVSAHGFTSQASTLAWLLGGGELILGAMIVLGLLTPFAAAGLLAIKIVAVVVKWGTVPFYAAAAPNALELDVLLGLGAAALLFTGAGRIALDRGRTWQRRPLPWASLCLVIGVGVALAVLFGLRR from the coding sequence ATGACCGAACCGACCCGGCAGTTCGACCTCGGCACCCTGGGGGGCTCGCAGCCGCCGGAGGAACGCCCGGACCGCCGCCCGGTCAGCTGGACCGGCGGCGCGGATCTGGGGATGCTGCTGCTGCGTCTCGGCGTCGGCGGGCTGTTCTTCGCCCACGGCATGCAGAAGGTGTTCGGCATGTGGGGCGGCCTCGGCCTGTCCGCGACGACGGGCATCGTCTCCGCCCACGGCTTCACCTCCCAGGCGTCGACGCTCGCGTGGCTGCTCGGCGGCGGCGAGCTGATCCTCGGCGCGATGATCGTGCTGGGCCTGCTCACCCCGTTCGCGGCGGCCGGACTGCTCGCGATCAAGATCGTCGCGGTGGTCGTCAAGTGGGGAACGGTGCCGTTCTACGCGGCGGCCGCGCCGAACGCCCTGGAGCTCGACGTCCTGCTCGGCCTCGGCGCCGCCGCCCTGCTGTTCACCGGGGCGGGCCGGATCGCGCTCGACCGGGGCCGGACATGGCAGCGGCGGCCGCTGCCGTGGGCGTCGTTGTGCCTGGTCATCGGGGTGGGCGTCGCGCTGGCGGTGCTGTTCGGCCTGCGTCGGTGA
- a CDS encoding PQQ-dependent sugar dehydrogenase: MRSLRRTRVARAVLAVGMLGALLAGCATFPDDSPRDWTEKREGQGELGGPPSVQQAPTPSRPGPNGGGSEEGGGGGEPTGCVDADPQVVATCLNPVGAIAVLPDAQSALVAERTTGRVLRVRRGADPELVTTVPVDATGGGGLTGLVLSPAYAEDQLVYAYATTAADNRVLRLAPNEAPKPVLTGIPRGPSGNRGALAVDVDRSLLVATGAAGDPAPPATSLAGKVLRIDTLGRPAAGNANPASPVLSSGLRAPGGICVDPASQSVWVTDRTGTRDVLQRVGPGPLPSPAWNWPDRPGVAGCIARPGVIVVGLTGGTAVSVLHPAPDGTFTGNPETMLTGVYGRLDAVAPAPDGLLWLGTVNKDGGKPVPSDDRVIRIQPPSGGGESRS; the protein is encoded by the coding sequence GTGCGATCACTCCGGCGGACCCGCGTGGCACGGGCCGTGCTCGCCGTCGGGATGCTCGGGGCCCTGCTCGCCGGCTGTGCGACGTTCCCGGACGACAGCCCGCGGGACTGGACCGAGAAGCGCGAGGGCCAGGGCGAGCTCGGCGGCCCGCCGTCGGTGCAGCAGGCGCCGACGCCGAGCCGGCCGGGCCCGAACGGCGGCGGCTCCGAGGAAGGTGGCGGAGGTGGCGAGCCGACGGGCTGCGTCGACGCGGACCCGCAGGTCGTCGCCACGTGCCTGAACCCCGTCGGCGCGATCGCGGTGCTGCCGGACGCGCAGTCCGCCCTGGTCGCCGAGCGGACGACGGGCCGCGTGCTGCGCGTGCGCCGCGGCGCGGACCCGGAGCTGGTCACGACGGTCCCGGTCGACGCGACGGGCGGCGGCGGGCTCACCGGCCTGGTGCTCTCCCCCGCCTACGCCGAGGACCAGCTCGTCTACGCGTACGCGACGACGGCGGCGGACAACCGGGTGCTGCGGCTCGCGCCGAACGAGGCCCCGAAGCCGGTCCTGACCGGGATCCCCCGCGGACCGTCCGGCAACCGCGGGGCGCTCGCCGTCGACGTCGACCGGTCCTTGCTCGTCGCGACGGGCGCGGCCGGGGACCCCGCGCCGCCGGCGACGTCGCTCGCCGGCAAGGTGCTGCGGATCGACACCCTGGGCCGGCCGGCGGCGGGGAACGCGAACCCCGCGTCACCCGTGCTGAGCTCCGGGCTCCGCGCGCCGGGCGGGATCTGTGTGGATCCGGCGTCGCAGTCGGTGTGGGTGACGGACCGGACGGGCACCCGGGACGTCCTGCAGCGGGTCGGGCCCGGCCCGTTGCCGTCGCCCGCGTGGAACTGGCCGGACCGGCCCGGGGTCGCGGGCTGCATCGCCCGGCCGGGCGTGATCGTCGTGGGGCTGACCGGCGGGACCGCGGTCTCGGTGCTGCACCCGGCGCCGGACGGGACGTTCACCGGCAACCCGGAGACGATGCTGACGGGGGTCTACGGCCGCCTCGACGCCGTCGCACCCGCGCCCGACGGGCTGCTGTGGCTGGGGACCGTGAACAAGGACGGCGGCAAGCCGGTCCCGAGCGATGACCGGGTCATCCGCATCCAGCCACCCTCGGGTGGGGGTGAGTCGCGCAGCTGA
- a CDS encoding acetolactate synthase large subunit, giving the protein MTTATPRPGPPGPKPAPPPGRAGVPAPGAPVQRSAPEQNGTPPGPRVDAEPMTGAQSLVRALESIGCDTVFGIPGGAILPAYDPLLDSTKVRHVLVRHEQGAGHAATGYAQATGRVGVCMATSGPGATNLITPLADAHMDSVPIVAITGQVARPLIGTDAFQEADITGITMPVTKHNMLVTDAAEIPRAIAEAFHLAATGRPGPVLVDISKDALQARTTFTWPPELKLPGYRPTTRPHGKQIREAAKLIAAARRPVLYVGGGVLKAEATAELMEIAELTNIPVVTTLMARGAFPDSHRQHVGMPGMHGTVSAVGAMQRSDLLITLGARFDDRVTGQLSTFAPGAKIVHADIDPAEISKNRRADVPIVGDCKEVLVELIDAVRAERDTHGAADLTAWWAQLDSWRETFPLGYDWPDDGSLSPQYVIERIGAIAGPDALYAAGVGQHQMWAAQFVKYEKPRTWLNSGGLGTMGYAVPAAMGAKTGLPDAVVWAIDGDGCFQMTNQELATCAIEGIPIKVAVINNGNLGMVRQWQTLFYEQRYSSTDLGTHKHRIPDFKLLAEAMGCVGLRAESKDDVDRVITQAMEINDQPVVIDFTVGADAQVWPMVAAGTGNDEVMAARGIRPLFEGDGCSAGVDEVSAVTEQALHDGAED; this is encoded by the coding sequence ATGACCACCGCCACGCCCCGTCCCGGCCCGCCGGGACCGAAACCGGCACCGCCGCCGGGCCGCGCCGGAGTACCCGCGCCGGGCGCTCCCGTGCAGCGTTCCGCGCCGGAGCAGAACGGCACCCCGCCCGGTCCGCGCGTCGACGCCGAGCCCATGACCGGCGCGCAGTCGCTGGTCCGCGCGCTGGAGTCGATCGGCTGCGACACCGTGTTCGGCATCCCGGGCGGCGCGATCCTCCCGGCCTACGACCCACTGCTGGACTCGACGAAGGTGCGCCACGTCCTCGTCCGGCACGAGCAGGGCGCGGGCCACGCGGCGACCGGGTACGCGCAGGCCACGGGACGGGTGGGCGTCTGCATGGCGACCTCCGGACCCGGCGCGACGAACCTGATCACCCCGCTCGCCGACGCGCACATGGACTCCGTCCCGATCGTCGCGATCACCGGGCAGGTCGCCCGGCCGCTGATCGGCACGGACGCGTTCCAGGAGGCCGACATCACGGGCATCACCATGCCGGTGACGAAGCACAACATGCTGGTGACCGACGCCGCGGAGATCCCGCGGGCGATCGCCGAGGCGTTCCACCTGGCCGCCACGGGCCGACCCGGCCCGGTGCTGGTGGACATCTCCAAGGACGCGCTGCAGGCCCGGACCACCTTCACCTGGCCGCCCGAGCTGAAGCTCCCCGGATACCGGCCGACGACCCGGCCGCACGGGAAGCAGATCCGCGAGGCCGCGAAGCTGATCGCCGCCGCCCGCCGTCCGGTGCTCTACGTCGGCGGCGGGGTGCTCAAGGCCGAGGCCACGGCCGAGCTGATGGAGATCGCCGAGCTCACGAACATCCCGGTCGTCACCACCCTGATGGCGCGCGGGGCCTTCCCGGACAGCCACCGCCAGCACGTCGGCATGCCCGGCATGCACGGCACGGTGTCCGCGGTCGGGGCGATGCAGCGCTCGGACCTGCTGATCACCCTCGGCGCCCGCTTCGACGACCGGGTCACCGGCCAGCTCTCGACCTTCGCGCCCGGCGCGAAGATCGTGCACGCGGACATCGACCCGGCCGAGATCAGCAAGAACCGCCGTGCGGACGTCCCGATCGTGGGCGACTGCAAGGAGGTCCTCGTCGAGCTGATCGACGCCGTGCGTGCCGAACGCGACACCCACGGCGCCGCGGACCTGACCGCCTGGTGGGCCCAGCTCGACAGCTGGCGCGAGACCTTCCCGCTCGGCTACGACTGGCCGGACGACGGCTCGTTGTCCCCGCAGTACGTCATCGAGCGGATCGGCGCCATCGCCGGCCCGGACGCGCTCTACGCCGCGGGGGTCGGGCAGCACCAGATGTGGGCCGCGCAGTTCGTCAAGTACGAGAAGCCGCGGACCTGGCTGAACTCCGGCGGCCTCGGGACGATGGGCTACGCCGTCCCGGCCGCGATGGGCGCGAAGACCGGCCTGCCGGACGCGGTCGTCTGGGCGATCGACGGCGACGGCTGCTTCCAGATGACCAACCAGGAGCTCGCCACCTGCGCGATCGAGGGCATCCCGATCAAGGTGGCTGTGATCAACAACGGCAACCTGGGGATGGTCCGGCAGTGGCAGACGCTGTTCTACGAGCAGCGCTACTCGAGCACGGACCTCGGCACGCACAAGCACCGGATCCCGGACTTCAAGCTGCTCGCCGAGGCCATGGGCTGCGTCGGGCTGCGCGCGGAGTCCAAGGACGACGTGGACCGCGTGATCACCCAGGCCATGGAGATCAACGACCAGCCGGTCGTCATCGACTTCACGGTCGGGGCGGACGCGCAGGTGTGGCCGATGGTCGCCGCCGGCACGGGTAACGACGAGGTCATGGCCGCGCGGGGCATCCGGCCGCTGTTCGAGGGCGATGGCTGCTCGGCCGGCGTCGACGAGGTGTCCGCGGTGACCGAGCAGGCGCTGCACGACGGGGCGGAAGACTGA